In the Schistocerca nitens isolate TAMUIC-IGC-003100 unplaced genomic scaffold, iqSchNite1.1 HiC_scaffold_519, whole genome shotgun sequence genome, gggctgggcccgcccggcggcgggccgcgctgttgtcgcggacgtgagcgccccctggcgggtggtcggaggcggcgcggtggacgtgtgtccggttggccagtgcacattgcgagtggctggctggcggtcggcggcgagacgggagaggaggtatgtgtcgcgggcgcctttgctgcgctgcgtcgttgcgtgcctgggcgtgcgcctgtcgactgtgtgtgactgtgttgggcgttgtgccacgtacgtgtgtgctcggccgaaggcgtcggaagaaaaagagagagagagacgggcgggaaagtgggtcggtgtgcgtgcgtcgcccgtgatgcgatgatgtcgcgtcatgtcatgtcatgtctttgcgaaacggctgccgagaggtgtgtggtggcgagcgggaatgtgcgtttggtggttgccggccggccggcagttgttggtggttcctcctgtgtggttgtttgtgctgctttgatggcaacgtggaaggacgccggtttttccgtgccttgcgtgtggttgtgtcgacggtgactggttgggggtgtgcgccgatgcacgtgccatgttgttatgtttgggtcgtgagtgtgtttttggctgtgttgttgtgtacgggaagggggagagaggaggaggcggcggcggcggcggcggcggcgggggtgatagtgcgtgcagtagtgccgttgcgacgggcgtcgggtggagccgtgcgtagtggcggaaaggtgtaggttgcgggaagcgagcccgtcgcgtgtcgtcgtcgacgacggggtcgcgtgcgctgtgaatcgagagtggcgggaaaggggcagcgtgccgctgtgtcgtggtcgttagcagaggcctgtgtgcctgtccgtttgttttctgtcggacgcttggtgcgaggtgtttgttttgttttgttgccgccgccgcggttgtttttgtttgtcggctgtgctgtgtcggtgggtcggcgagctgttttgcggtgcgtgaatgtgttggtgcaaaagtggcggcggcgtcatggctgcgaccgcgacgagccgcgggcgcgccattgatgatgttgaacacagagcggctgtgtgcaatgggaggccttgtgtacgggtagcggtgttgtcgtacgtgcatccggcccggtgcggaaagcgccgttgcggttgcgggttgcctctggtcgcgacgtgtggtgctcggctttgtgggtttttttggtgcccctttggccggtgggtggtgtttgttgttttgtgtgtgtgtgtgtgtgtgtgtgtgtggtcggtctctttggcgctcggtatatatctgcctcctgctcggtcttgttgtcgacgtcgtctgtagttttttgcggcttgccgacgaccgaccgaccgaactactacctacctgtgacagctacgtgtggcgcccgaaggtgaacgtaacgtgacctcggcgcccttagcctaacctaagatgtccggccgtaaggtaggtgcggccacctgacgcctcacgtccgaacgcttaacctaactttgacgcctaacctaactttaacccttaacctaacccacgtccacctaacgtaacctaacctaacccaagcgacgccaaccctaacctaaggtgttgtacactgcgaatgtcgaaggcatgttatagtcttaggtggagagcactacacgcaacaagcggctacacgggtagcaggggttgtgtggcgtgggctgggcggttttgttaggttagatggccttgggcaagtacagaaagggggcaacagcagcctcaacgggtgcggggaccaagcagcaatcggtatcgtttgttaattgtcaactgtcgaagctgcgttggtacagtaccggaaccgcaagcgctgacagagaaagcaccgaagctctgcaatcgtgataaggtacagaaagctggctgacgccagggataaattctgccgaaattgtcacaaaggtacagacggtgttttagaaaggctcgattgcatgcaaccggtggtggtgtgttcgtcgctgtttgagtagtagttttgatcctgtagtgaagtagaggtggatggttcctgtgaaatattgtgggtggaggttacacccaacaaccgagctaggtttaataataattggctcctttgaccgacctcccgacgcagcagcattagtggcagaacaacggagagacggattttggaaacacatttcacatacattttcctcagcatgttagggtcttaggtggagatttcaatttacccgatatagactgggacactcagatgatgttcaggacgggtggtagggggacagagagcatcgagtgacattatactgagtgcactgtccgaaaatcacctcgagcaaaatgaacagagaaccgactcgtggagataacatcgtggacctacggatgacaaacagacccgaacgtgtttcgactctgtatgtgcagaacagggacgcagtgatcataaggccgttgcagggaggacggtgtatctatctgttttggctagcaagagtaatagaaggcagatttgcagacgacccgacagatgaaaaggcaaatgcctgttccgacactgacaatgttgagtgttcatggagaaagtgcaaggcaatggtaaaaatgcgtttttagacaggtacgtgccgagtgtcgaactgtgagggatgggaaaaaaaacccaccgtggtatactacaacaacaacgttaggaaactgttgcgaaagcaaagagagcttcacccaaagtttaaacgcagccaaaacctccgagacaaacagaagctaaacgatgtccaaagtgtgagcgtaaggagggctatgcgtgaagcgttcagtgaattcgaaagtagaacaaaccctatgtaccgacgttgacagaaaatgctaggacgttccggtcttgcgttgaatcagtaagtggctcgaaacagcatatccagacactccggcatggtgatggcattgaaacagaggatgacacgcgtaaagctgtgaaatacctaaacacctgtttccaaagctgtttcacagaggacggaccgcactgcagttccgtctctaaatgctcgcacgaacgagaaaccggctgacatcgaaataagtgtccaaggaggaatgggaaagtccgccggacccgacgggattaccaattcgcgattcctacacagggtacgcgaaacaacctgccccccttctaacagccgtgtaccgcaagtctctggagaggaagggagggttccaaatgattggaaaagagcacaggtagtcccagtcgtcgagcagatgcgcaaaaaccatagacccatatctctgacgtcgatgtgttgtagaacatgttgtttgctcgagtatcatgtcgtttgtggaaactccagagtctactatgtaggaatccatgttggattccggaaacagcgatcgtgtgtgagacccccagctcgctttatttgcgcatgagacccagaaaatatgagatacaggctcccaggtggatgccattgtcgttgacgtccggaaggcgttcgatacagctccgcaccgtcgcctgataaacgacgtaagagtctacagaatatcagaccaactgtgtggctggattgacgagatgttagcagacggaacacagcatgttgttatcaatggagagacagacgtctacagacgttaaagtaacccctggcgtgccacgggggagtgttatgggaccattgcttttcacaattcatatcatataaatgagctagtagatagtgccggacgttccatgcgtcgtttcgcggatgatgtgctgtatgtagtatacagagaggttgcaggacgatcggcagcggataggcacccggtgcagggagtggcaactgtccccttaacatagacaaatgtgatgtattgcgaatatacagaaagaaggatcgtttattgtatgattgattatatgatagcgggacaaacactggtagctgtgacgtctgtaaaatatgtatctgggagtatgcgtgcggaatgatttggaagtggaatgatgatcagataaaagtaattgttggtaaggcgggtaccaggttgagatgcactgggagaatgcttagcaaaaatgtagtccatcaacaaaggaggtggcttacaaaaacacgcgttcgaccgacccatacgtgagtgttgcccaccagtgtgggatgcgtagcaggtcgggttgacggaggagatagagaaaggtccaacgtttcgtcacagggttatgtggtaaccgtgatagttaagtggcagactctgcaagggaggcgctctctgcatcgcggtgtagcttgctcgccaggttttcgagagggtgcgtttccggatgaggtatcgaatatattgcttccccgtacgtatatacctcccgaggagatcccgaatgtagtaaaagtagagagattcgagcgcgcacggaggctttcagacagtcgttgttcccgcgaaccatacgcgactggaacggcaaagggaggcaatgacgacagtggcacgtaacgtaaaaagtgccctccgccacacaccgttgggtggcttgcggcgtataaatgtaggaggtcggctgtcgtgtgtgcttggaggcagattcggtgtgtctgtagttgcggacggcggtcagcccccctcgcgtaagcggcgaggggcggcggcgctcggttggccggtgccgatgttgcgcaggcggcgcccgttttgtttgcggcgggcaattttgtgagaaaggggcgcgaatgttggcgggcgaggtggcccgacggctgcgggccgatcgggaaacggtgggagggcgatggggcggcggaggtgcgtttgcacggccggcatcgccgcacgcctccgcttgtgtggctgtggcggcggccgcgctggccgggctggcgcggcgacggtgtggcacttttgccgaaggtttggccattgtggcgggtcgtcggctggggctgtgggggcggcatgtgggcgggggcggcgattctcggcgggccgagccaggctgtagcgcgcggtagctgcagtttggccgtggtttgcggcgctgccgtggcgactggttggcgactgtggtgtggccgtgtgtagccccatcctcggtggtttgaacggcgcgggtggttgcggcgcaggtttggggctggtccgcacaggctgtcggacgttgggcggtagcaagcgcgggaggcgcggcgcggcggcgcgcagagtggcggccgctctctcggccgtccgcgcccgcccgcgacactggctgggcctgggaTCGATATCCTTCTCCTGTGGGCAACggacaacaaaatcaaaatcaacgcCCTCAAGACGAAAGCCATACTCTTCACTCGCCGGAGACCGATTCTTCACCGTCGCCTCCAAATCAATGACCACGCCATCGATTGGTCCACCACAACAAAATACTTGGGGGTCACACTGGACCATAAACTCACATTTTCAGCCCACGTAAACGACAAAAGCCTCAAAATTATTCGCGCCATCCATGGACTTTACCCCTTCTTAGCCAGCACTGAACTGAATGTCGCGACGAAGCTCCGCATCTACCGAGCGACAATACTCCCGATGATGCTATATGGCTGCGCAACGTGGGGAATCACATCTCCCACCAACATACGCAAACTACAACGCTTGCAAAACCGGTGTCTAAGAATCATCCTCAAAGCGCCCAGGTGGTCCCGGATTAATTCCTTACACGATGAACTACAGATTTCACCTATCGATCAAGTAATCCAATTACACGTCCAGCGTCTCATCACCAAAATCGACGACTTAAGAATGTCGACAAGGCAACTCGAAGGAGTCGCGACCATCCAACCCGAACCCTGGCATAAAGTCAAGGTTCCTAGGGCCCTCACAACTCAATAAAAAGCGAAGCAAAGGTATGTAGGGCACAAAGGACCCCAGTGAGCCCAAAGTCCTACAAACGATTACAATAAAGATATACAAACCCTACCTTTCAACCTTGGAAGTCCAGCCGCCAAAGGCGGTAGCACTTCGGCGACAACACCACacacagggtaaaaaaaaaaaaaaaaaaaaaaaaaaaaaaaaaaaaaaaaaaaaaaaaaaaacggcgcggcggctattctctgccgccgtgcttgccgcctgccgctctcgctctcgctctcgtgtgtgtacgcgcgtcgtcgaaataatggcagatcaggcggctacgaacgagactgctgcggcacccgccgccaccggcacgacgaagaaggccaagtctgcggcgtctgcgaagaagccgcgcgccaagcctgcgcacccgcgcacctctgagatggtgacggccgccatcaagagtctgaaggagcgcggcggctcgtcgctgcaggcgatcaagaagtacattgccgcgcactacaagctggacgcggagaagctggcgccctttatcaagaagtacctcaagtcggccgtcgtggctggcgagctggtgcagacgaaggggaagggcgcgtccggctctttcaagcttgccggcgccggcggcggggcggccgagggcggcaaggcccgtgccggcggtgcgaagaagaagcgcgccgctccggccagcaaggagaagaagggcgcccgtgcggccggcgcaaagaaggctggtggcgtgaaggcggcgaccggtcggaaggcgggcgccgccaagaaggcgtctgcggcgtcggcggctcccgcgggtgcgaagaaggcggctgcggccaagccggccaaggccaagtcgccgtcgaaggcgaagaaggccgcgaaggttccgacgaagaagccgaaggcgccgcgcccgaagaaggcgacgacgccgtctaaggcgaaggcttcgcccaagaagaagaagtgaagttaaagtaaagaaaggaaaggggaaggaagggaagggctggcgcttgaccccgtcgtcccccacccccctcccccgcgtcgtctagtggcgcgcgatggcacggctgcgcgcggcccaaaacggcccttctcagggccatcagaggacgtcgggaaggcgttgattgtcgtgcttggcgcgttgtgttgtcttgtttgggtggccgtgcgtgcatgcgccggggtgtgtgtgtgtgtgtgtgtgtgtggggttggttggtgtttgtgtggcgtttctgtatgacccttgtgggtactgtgtgcgtgccgtggtggttggattgtggggccggtggcggtaggcggcggcgcgcggtagcggagcggttgtggccgttttgttttgtgttttgtattttgtgcggcggccgacggttggtttctcatgtttctggagactctgtttgtttgcttgctttgcggatggcgcgtcttgtttgttatgtgtgtgtcctctctgtgtgaaagggggacggggacgttgagacgtggaagtggccggcgggaattgggaaggcgcggtggcgcctcggagacggcggcggccagccacccgtggtgacgtcgtccggctgtttgtttgtgtgtatttgaaggggtggggtgggatgacgtcgattgtgattgttggcgagagcggctgtgtacgggagggagggtggggaattgtggtggttgttttaacggggctagagagagaggctgggcggcaagaccgacaaaagttttgctcgcgacggagagatgttagtggccctgaaaagggccgttttttttgtgttgcgcgcgtgcggtgccgtgccgcggctaagcggtttaggcgcgctcgccgcggatgcggcgcgcgagctggatgtccttgggcatgatggtgacgcgcttggcgtggattgcgcacaggttggtgtcttcgaagaggccgacgaggtaggcctcgctggcctcctgcagggccatgactgcggagctctggaagcgcaggtcggtcttgaagtcctgggcgatctcgcgcactaggcgctggaacggcagcttgcggatgagcagctctgtgctcttctggtagcgcctgatttctcgcagggcgacggtgcccggcctgtagcggtggggcttcttgacgccgccggtggcgggcgcgctcttcctcgccgccttggtggcgagctgtttgcgcggcgcctttccgccggtggacttgcgggccgtttgctttgtgcgggccatagcggttagcggtgcgtgcggtagcgaagcgtccggtgctgccttgacaacgggcccgcgcgggcccgtgctgcgcttatatgccctcggtgcgcgtggtggggggagggcgggccagagtctatataggggggcggcgcgcgctcacggcgcaccgtagccgactcgctagcgccgggtgaggagctgccgcttgtgctttttttgttgcttgaggaggaggaagaatgacaggccgcggcaagggaggaaaggggctgggcaagggtggcgccaagcggcaccgcaaggtgttgcgcgacaacatccagggcatcacgaagcccgccatccgccgcctggctcgcaggggcggcgtgaagcgcatctctggtctgatctacgaggagacccgcggagtgctgaaggtgttcctggagaacgtgatccgcgacgcggtgacgtacactgagcacgccaagcgcaagactgtgacggccatggacgtggtgtacgccctgaagaggcaggggcgcaccctgtacggtttcggcggttaggcaggcagccggtgtgctgtgctgtggccttcccgcggccgtgccgttgcccgtgcttggtgggagagacgaaaaacggcccttttcagggccaccacactgttcggaaattgaaaagtgcgaaagggtctgtgttgcctgcctgcctctgtgtgtgtgtgtttgttgttgttgttgttgttgttgtgcgcctctgttgctttgcgtgcgtgcgttccgtttggagtttcgacgtgacgtgtgtgatgatggatgcgggagggcgcggctgagtccggtgtgtgcgtggtttgtttgtggcgcgggccggatcatcgatcggatcagctgtttggtttggtttggtttgtcctgtgcctgtgtgtttggagagcgcgcgcggcggcccgcgtgtcgtccgtcgtcgggccgttacgcgctcttttaattatgaacatattaacaatgatcacatcacattattggtgtattgatgtcgttgtcgttgtttggaacgcgactgtgcgtgcgtggaggggtgcagaaaaaatgtgtgtgtgttcggccacacgggctgtggacaagatggcggacgtgcgccggcgctgtggacgttgttgtaaagtgcggcgaggacgacggaaactttgctttggacgtaggtttgtgtggtggccctgaaaagggccgattgttgtgaggcgagccggcaaggcaaaggcgcgtttgcgtttgcgtgcagggagcacgcaagcgcagcgccgcggtccctgtttaggccttcttctcggtcttctttggcagcaggacggcctggatgttgggcaggacaccaccctgtgcgatggtgacgcccgacaagagcttgttgagctcctcgtcgttgcggatggcgagctgcaggtggcgcgggatgatgcgcgtcttcttgttgtcgcgggccgcgtttccggccagctcgagcacctcagccgcgaggtactccatgacggcggcgaggtagacgggcgccccggcgccgacgcgctcggcgtagtttcccttgcgcaggaggcggtggattctgccgaccgggaactggagcccagccctgcttgagcgggactttgacttgcccttgactttgcctccctttccgcgtccggacatggcgtttggctagtggcgtaagcgctaaacacgtaaccgtaacggtgcgagccgcagcgagtcgagcagcggagtgcgtgcgtgtgccggcggcggcggggtgggggtccctttatgggctcgggtgcggcggccggttgcgcgcgcgccccattggtcggcggccgcaacagggcgagctggtaaaggtgcggtgttgcggtagcggcgggtgccactgtgtggggagacgctgactagagcggagcgcttgctgcctgttgttgtacgttcgagatgccgcccaagactagcgggaaggccgccaagaaggccggcaaggcgcagaagaacatttcgaagggcgacaagaagaagaagcgcaagaggaaggagagctatgccatctacatctacaaggtgctgaagcaggtgcaccccgacacgggcatctcgtcgaaggcgatgagcatcatgaacagcttcgtgaacgacattttcgagcgcattgcggccgaggcgtctcgcctggcgcactacaacaagcgctcgaccatcacgtcccgcgagatccagacggctgtgcggctcttgctgcctggcgagctggccaagcacgccgtgagcgagggcacgaaggcggtgaccaagtacacgagctccaagtaaggaggaggttgttacttcggctcttggaaggaaggaaggaaggaaggaaggaaggaaggaaggaagctccctccgttgcgagagcggcaaaacggcccttttcagggccaccaaattgcctttgcgggaagagcggaattgtttgtgtgtgtgtgagtgagtgagtgagtgagtgagtgagaggggcggcatagctacccggtttggttggttgcgaggcagctggtggtgctgctgtgccgtggtggtgtggtctcgaatgtggttgtggttgtggttactggggtacggccgcgagggtttggttgccgccggtgtgacgtggaatgcgtgcacgagtcttggcgtggttgtttgtcgacacacagatagatcgataggaggtgttggtgctgtctgtggcgctgattcatgtctttgtctccgtctgcccggttagtcacgtgactgcaattgaaagtcctcgcgattgattgattgttggatgtcaccgttacggccgtctgttgtcacatcatacatgatggcgagggtgaaatgttgtgttgccgtcgactattccctttgctgtacggcgcgttggtgtgtgtgtgttggtgacgttttaaatggacgtgtcgtactatcatccattacgaagtcgccaagaaatgtacgggcgggtggggtaggcgacacgcacggtggtgtacctatttggcccttgatttgatgatagccgtttctgcagtttgactgatgattgattggactgttgtgcgcacgcacgtcattcacggtgcacgtgtgttcggttgagtacagtaagcgtgaggctagacgacgacggtcgttgtttgttgttatgggcgtacacgcgtttcgttggtctgtgtcccccggtgtgaaatggcaggtgtgtcggtgatgtgatccgatccggcggctctgagtaactgtcaatatcggcgcggtacaccggcgtcatggcaacgtgtcggtgttcacaccagtcgcactgtggcaccgtcggcgccgcgaacggtgacgaaaggctgacctttgatcggtcgagtgtcgtgtctgggcagaacgtgtggaatgagcaaaactgttggggacggaaacaatggtggaggaggggaacggaaagtaataaaacaaacaaaatggagaagcaatcaccggaaaacgaagcagggaaaaacggagaggcgctgtctatagcaacggaacgttcccgtgcattgcagccgcactgaaaggcgtttacggcgcggctgcaggtgtcggccgtggtgacggctgaattgcattgccttcccggatgaaacgttcgccgacatggctcggaggaggaatctatgagaatgcgttgcccttgcctgccgtttcgtgtgccctcctgttgtgtacgctgttgttgtccggtgtagcgaagggtgtgtatgtaggggtgtgtgtgtgtttagtggggaattggaaggtcgatagctgccgtcacggtcaagataacgcagtcaaaggtgtcgcgaaaaagtgtgttagccgtggttggttggttcgtgtgttttaaagagaatggacgagagagagaaagtaggtggagagtgcgttgcgtgttgcctaactgcgtccgcgaatatggcagtagttggtggtgggcgtgcccttgcatgtggcccggaaggcgtgtccgtttcgcggtagtggcaccgctgctggcatattcgggagatgggaggggcgcgaaaggagaaaggagacgcggaggcttttaaagacggggagggcgcgtgtgggtggctcgcgctgcgctcggcggttgtgtttgtgcaacaaatgtgttgccgggaggggaccgttgttgtggtgcggttgtagcctcagacgcggccggcagtgaacgtgagacgacggatgcgggccggggcggcgcatgtcgccggtgccatgccttttaagagccgcgtggtcgggggtgtgcgcaccgtgtgtcgtgttgcgagacagcatcatttgtgctgcgtggcgtggcgtggcgtgggggcgaggagagcgagccgcgcggtgtgcttgtgcgccggagaatggcacactgcgcctgcccgttgaggaggccgatggccgtggtgtggtggaaatggagcgcgtcggacgtgcaccaatgagaaagagaaacaaagcggcgacaacgaacgaaagggggagggaggccattgtgtcacatgcggcggtgggaggaaaaaaaaaaaaacaaacaaacaaacaaacaagaaacgaagacgtaagaaagaggagaaacaacaaagagaatgagtcgtgcgttcgcgagggggggtgcgcgtgtaactccggtacgcgcagtgccggagcccaacggctgtgtcgtcgacgccagtgcttgtcggccgaatgggtgcgggaatagaggcagcgtcggcacggagaagcaagcaagaaggaaggacgcacgcgcgctgcggcgtttggcgcggtttgcggctggcgcctttggtggcaacggccgggacaagcagcggtgtatggtggtgtgcggggcggacaggggcggcggcggtggtggactgggaggaggcgaggcggcgccgacggtggcgtgtggtacggcgaaaacgggacggacggacggcggatgttggagaggcgccgcgcacgcagacacatggaaggaaggaaggaacgaacgcaagggaacaaatggagggggcgaatgtggagatgcgggcaggcggtggtgtttgtgggcatgtggtggggagaagggcgggggcgggaggacagaggcgaggcgactgcgtgcttgctcgctcgctcgcgtgtcttttgtttttgtgtttgtttttccatcgtttggtcgccttggagcctgtcggtcccgtccgtgtgtggccacgcttcgggtgcgtgtatgtttgtacgtttcgtttgttcgtcttctgcagcagaggcggt is a window encoding:
- the LOC126232513 gene encoding uncharacterized protein LOC126232513 produces the protein MHVRQHRYPYTRPPIAHSRSVFNIINGAPAARRGRSHDAAATFAPTHSRTAKQLADPPTQHSRQTKTTAAAATKQNKHLAPSVRQKTNGQAHRPLLTTTTQRHAAPFPPLSIHSARDPVVDDDTRRARFPQPTPFRHYARLHPTPVATALLHALSPPPPPPPPPPPPLSPFPYTTTQPKTHSRPKHNNMARASAHTPNQSPSTQPHARHGKTGVLPRCHQSSTNNHTGGTTNNCRPAGNHQTHIPARHHTPLGSRFAKT